From a region of the Citricoccus muralis genome:
- a CDS encoding agmatine deiminase family protein: MRQDPQALPLGGVATDLSTDQSTAVWHLPADTEPQERLWMAFPRDYAQMGTSTWELSGARRAWTRVAHAVMDYEPVTLLVDPADRQIVHTYVDPMFPIVPLAMDNPFLGLTGPTFTTGDVDPATGQRQLGMIDWVFNGFGRRPGFEYRLDDVVGGTISDLTNARRQLSLMVNEGGAFITDGEGTLVASEAVLLDPARNGGWTREHVEAEFTRYTDIRKIIWLPGGLTRNQGRFGLGGHIDQLIAFASPTVLLLHWQENPAHPDHAVSARTLSILQNETDAQGRPLNVATLTAPLAGQDDRGPLAWSYVNVLPVNGAVVVPSFEDPHDDGAHQLLRAAYPGRTVVPIPAQRLYRRGVGIRQVVLPQPSRKVPA, encoded by the coding sequence ATGCGCCAGGATCCGCAGGCACTGCCGCTCGGCGGGGTCGCGACGGACCTGTCCACGGACCAGTCAACAGCGGTGTGGCACCTGCCTGCGGACACCGAGCCGCAGGAACGGCTGTGGATGGCCTTCCCCCGCGACTATGCGCAGATGGGAACCTCCACGTGGGAGCTGTCCGGGGCACGCCGCGCCTGGACCCGGGTGGCGCACGCGGTCATGGACTATGAGCCGGTGACCCTGCTGGTGGATCCGGCGGACCGGCAGATCGTGCACACCTACGTGGACCCCATGTTCCCCATCGTGCCGCTGGCCATGGACAACCCCTTCCTCGGCCTGACGGGGCCCACCTTCACCACCGGTGACGTGGATCCGGCCACGGGCCAGCGCCAGCTTGGCATGATCGACTGGGTCTTCAACGGCTTCGGACGCCGGCCCGGATTCGAGTACCGCCTGGACGACGTGGTGGGCGGGACCATCTCCGACCTCACCAACGCCCGGCGCCAGCTCTCCCTCATGGTCAACGAGGGAGGTGCCTTCATCACGGACGGCGAGGGCACCCTGGTCGCCTCCGAGGCCGTCCTGCTGGACCCGGCGCGCAACGGCGGTTGGACCCGTGAGCACGTCGAGGCCGAGTTCACCCGCTACACGGACATCCGCAAGATCATCTGGCTGCCCGGCGGGCTCACCCGCAATCAGGGGCGGTTCGGCCTGGGCGGGCACATCGACCAGCTCATCGCCTTCGCCTCCCCCACCGTGCTGCTGTTGCACTGGCAGGAGAACCCGGCCCACCCGGACCACGCCGTCTCCGCCCGCACCCTGTCCATCCTCCAGAACGAGACCGACGCCCAGGGCCGGCCCCTGAACGTGGCCACCCTGACCGCACCCCTGGCCGGCCAGGACGACCGCGGCCCCCTCGCCTGGTCCTACGTCAACGTCCTGCCCGTCAACGGCGCCGTGGTGGTTCCCTCCTTCGAGGACCCGCACGACGACGGCGCTCACCAGCTGCTGCGGGCCGCCTACCCGGGGCGCACGGTCGTGCCCATCCCGGCGCAGCGGCTGTACCGACGCGGCGTCGGCATCCGCCAGGTCGTCCTGCCGCAGCCCTCCCGGAAGGTGCCCGCTTAG
- a CDS encoding DEAD/DEAH box helicase, giving the protein MSSSPSYPYVADQDIARLVGAQAAERGKKYARQGVVSGLLWEPTDGESGPDRAGESAPNSPRTLFGQVQGNDPLPYDTFAILVPGRTSSESLPRQWTPLRGGCSCPVRNDCKHAAALLYAATTLAIRDHLRPPAPGAPLAGMFDPNAAPPAQGWGEVDRFTDGAGVGNSATAHGGGGTQAGSPVGDWRTVLGELTGQEAVTHAEEPVGIGVELLAEPRSEMRRRWGANEASVADIQEGAPLHVQLRPMRRGTRDNWIKGGLTWKKFQYGGLRHQLRGDHVDLLGQLYRLNLAERPHAYGNDETLRLDSLSGPAAWQLLLRAQDMGVEFVGQGILSEVVFTGPATVRLDVSGPGQGLEVAPIVESAGEVIPGARAAGTGGFVATEILDDAPRHLAPVRLTLAPASAAIPRPVLDLLQQPEPLRIPQEESEEFFYDVYPRLSRIMDVDSADGTVEFPEVPAPELWLEVDHRKNHETALEWYWLYWGPRRELPVEHRRPHTRGGWSPTGYSGRARGVDVDRDVEHEDAVLETVRAAAEEATDGVAVLPGTIRNTHLHGADTARFVEYVLPMLSKLDHVKVVEHGKRPDYRELTDDPQVRVTQVEAANPRDNDWFDLGFEITVGGQLIPFTAVFKALAQGKKTLMLNDGSYFSLDHPGLNRLRELISEAESMGEWKSDAPRINKYDVALWEEFEDLADESEEAVAWRESVGALKDLAEIPTPAVPSGLQATLRPYQLEGFAWLSFLYDHHLGGILADDMGLGKTIQTLALMVRARQLAAGAPPFLVVAPSSVLSVWKDEAARFAPELTLRVLETTTAKRGTSVAVEAAGADVVITSYTLLRLGSEEYTGLDWDGLVLDEAQFVKNRAAKAHQAAKAIRAPFRLAITGTPMENSLSDLWALLSLTASGLFPSPTVFRSEYTKPIEQPDSSEDGRRFAAKRMARLRRRIRPFMLRRTKDLVASDLPPKQEQVSHVELVPKHRRLYDQVLQRERQKVLGLLENMEENRFIIFKSLTLLRMLALDPAIVDEKYASVPSSKMEALMGQLEEIVSEGHRVIIFSQFTSFLTRVGDALADRGVAFAYLDGSTRNRSKVIEGFKTGTAPAFLISLKAGGFGLTLTEADYVFLLDPWWNPATEAQAVDRAHRIGQDRTVMVYRMVAEGTIEEKVLALQQKKAALFSSLTDGDAAFSSTITADDVRELFTPETD; this is encoded by the coding sequence ATGAGCAGTTCCCCCTCCTACCCCTATGTCGCCGACCAGGACATCGCCCGGCTGGTGGGCGCCCAGGCGGCCGAGCGCGGCAAGAAATACGCGCGCCAGGGAGTGGTCTCGGGGCTGCTGTGGGAGCCGACGGACGGTGAGTCCGGCCCGGACCGCGCCGGAGAATCGGCACCGAACTCCCCGCGTACGTTGTTCGGGCAGGTGCAGGGCAATGACCCGCTGCCGTACGACACGTTCGCGATCCTCGTGCCGGGCCGCACCTCTTCGGAGTCCCTGCCGCGCCAATGGACCCCATTGCGGGGCGGGTGTAGCTGCCCGGTCCGCAACGACTGCAAACATGCCGCCGCCCTGCTCTATGCGGCCACGACCCTGGCGATCCGGGATCACCTGCGGCCGCCGGCTCCCGGGGCGCCGTTGGCCGGGATGTTCGATCCGAATGCGGCCCCGCCAGCCCAGGGCTGGGGCGAGGTGGACCGCTTCACGGACGGTGCCGGCGTCGGGAATAGTGCGACAGCGCACGGTGGTGGTGGAACCCAGGCCGGCTCGCCGGTAGGTGACTGGCGGACCGTGCTCGGCGAGCTGACCGGGCAGGAGGCCGTCACCCACGCCGAGGAGCCGGTGGGGATCGGCGTGGAGTTGTTGGCCGAGCCGCGCAGTGAGATGCGCCGGCGCTGGGGCGCCAACGAGGCCTCGGTGGCGGACATCCAGGAGGGGGCCCCGCTGCACGTCCAACTACGGCCGATGCGCCGGGGCACCCGGGACAACTGGATCAAGGGTGGGCTGACCTGGAAGAAGTTCCAGTACGGCGGCCTGCGCCACCAGTTGCGCGGGGACCATGTGGACCTGCTCGGACAGCTCTACCGCCTCAACCTCGCCGAGCGGCCGCACGCCTACGGCAATGACGAGACACTGCGGCTGGACTCCCTGTCCGGCCCAGCGGCCTGGCAACTCCTGCTGCGGGCACAGGACATGGGTGTCGAGTTCGTGGGCCAGGGCATCCTCAGTGAGGTGGTCTTCACCGGGCCGGCCACCGTGCGGCTGGACGTCAGCGGACCGGGCCAGGGCCTGGAGGTGGCCCCGATCGTGGAGTCCGCAGGAGAGGTCATCCCCGGGGCCCGGGCCGCTGGCACCGGGGGGTTCGTGGCCACCGAGATCCTCGACGACGCCCCGCGCCATCTCGCGCCCGTGCGCCTGACGCTCGCGCCGGCGTCGGCGGCTATCCCCCGCCCGGTGCTGGACCTGTTGCAGCAGCCGGAACCGTTGCGGATCCCGCAGGAGGAGTCCGAGGAGTTCTTCTACGACGTCTACCCGCGGCTGTCCCGCATCATGGACGTGGACAGCGCTGACGGGACGGTGGAGTTCCCCGAGGTTCCGGCCCCAGAGCTGTGGCTCGAGGTGGACCACCGGAAGAACCATGAGACCGCCCTGGAGTGGTACTGGCTGTACTGGGGGCCGCGCCGCGAACTGCCCGTGGAACACCGGCGCCCCCACACCCGCGGCGGCTGGTCGCCGACCGGCTACTCCGGCCGGGCCCGCGGGGTGGACGTGGACCGGGACGTCGAGCACGAGGACGCCGTGCTGGAAACGGTCCGCGCGGCGGCCGAGGAGGCCACGGACGGCGTGGCCGTGCTCCCTGGCACCATCCGCAACACGCACCTGCACGGAGCGGACACCGCCCGGTTCGTTGAATACGTGCTGCCAATGCTCTCGAAGCTGGACCACGTCAAGGTCGTCGAACACGGCAAGCGCCCGGACTACCGCGAGCTGACGGACGATCCCCAGGTCCGCGTCACTCAGGTCGAGGCGGCGAATCCACGAGACAACGATTGGTTCGACCTCGGCTTCGAGATCACCGTCGGCGGCCAGCTCATCCCATTCACCGCGGTCTTCAAGGCGCTGGCCCAGGGCAAGAAGACCCTGATGCTGAACGACGGCAGCTACTTCTCCCTCGACCACCCCGGGCTGAACCGCCTGCGCGAGCTCATCTCCGAGGCCGAGTCCATGGGCGAGTGGAAGTCTGACGCGCCGCGGATCAACAAGTACGACGTCGCCCTCTGGGAGGAGTTCGAGGACCTCGCGGACGAGTCCGAGGAGGCGGTCGCCTGGCGTGAGTCCGTGGGCGCGCTCAAGGACCTCGCCGAGATCCCGACGCCGGCCGTCCCCTCGGGCCTGCAGGCCACCTTGCGTCCGTACCAGCTGGAGGGGTTCGCGTGGCTGTCCTTCCTCTACGACCACCACCTCGGCGGGATTCTGGCTGACGACATGGGGTTGGGCAAGACGATCCAGACCCTGGCGCTGATGGTCCGTGCGCGGCAGCTCGCGGCCGGTGCCCCGCCGTTCCTGGTGGTGGCACCGTCATCGGTGCTGTCCGTGTGGAAGGACGAGGCCGCACGGTTTGCGCCGGAGTTGACCCTGCGCGTGCTCGAAACCACCACCGCCAAGCGGGGGACGAGCGTGGCCGTGGAAGCGGCCGGAGCCGACGTCGTGATCACCAGCTACACCCTGTTGCGGCTGGGATCCGAGGAGTACACCGGGCTCGACTGGGACGGGCTGGTGCTGGACGAGGCCCAGTTCGTGAAGAACCGGGCCGCGAAGGCGCACCAGGCCGCCAAGGCCATCCGGGCGCCGTTCCGGTTGGCGATCACGGGCACGCCCATGGAGAACTCCCTGTCCGACCTGTGGGCGTTGCTCTCGCTGACGGCTTCGGGCCTGTTCCCCTCGCCGACGGTGTTCCGCTCCGAATACACCAAGCCGATCGAGCAGCCGGACTCCTCCGAGGACGGGCGGCGGTTCGCCGCGAAGCGCATGGCTCGGCTGCGGCGGAGGATCCGGCCGTTCATGCTCCGGCGCACCAAGGACCTCGTGGCCTCGGACCTGCCACCGAAGCAGGAGCAGGTCAGCCACGTGGAGCTCGTGCCGAAGCATCGCCGGCTCTACGACCAGGTGCTTCAGCGCGAGCGGCAGAAGGTCCTGGGGTTGCTGGAGAACATGGAGGAGAACCGCTTCATCATCTTCAAGTCGCTGACCCTGCTGCGCATGCTGGCACTGGATCCGGCGATCGTGGACGAGAAGTACGCCTCCGTGCCGTCCTCCAAGATGGAGGCGCTCATGGGCCAGCTCGAGGAGATCGTCTCCGAGGGTCACCGGGTGATCATCTTCAGCCAGTTCACCTCATTCCTCACGCGTGTGGGGGACGCCCTGGCGGACCGTGGGGTGGCCTTCGCGTATCTGGACGGCTCCACGCGGAACCGCTCGAAGGTGATCGAGGGGTTCAAGACCGGGACGGCACCGGCCTTCCTCATCAGCCTCAAGGCCGGCGGCTTCGGCCTGACCCTGACCGAGGCCGACTACGTGTTCCTGCTGGACCCGTGGTGGAACCCCGCGACCGAGGCCCAGGCCGTGGACCGCGCCCACCGCATCGGCCAGGACCGGACCGTGATGGTCTACCGCATGGTGGCCGAGGGCACGATCGAGGAGAAGGTGCTCGCGCTGCAACAGAAGAAGGCAGCCCTGTTCTCCTCGCTGACCGACGGGGACGCCGCCTTCTCCTCCACCATCACCGCCGACGACGTACGCGAGCTGTTCACCCCCGAAACCGACTGA
- a CDS encoding AI-2E family transporter yields the protein MDTADASGMTPETRSLRVWPRFLVIVLCLAGLVITLQFVQGLQTIIGPVFLGLNLVIIAYPLQAWLIKRGVHRFIGASVTVLVVVVVLLVFMALILWSASELVMALPEYGEQFNEIYNSMITWIGSFGVTPDMMIEQLAGLNMSTVVSTATGIVTALLSNVTAMLGLLATVIMAVFFLAMDSVAVDRRMALLNTAKYELGAALTAFAYGVRRYWVVTTLFGLIVAGLDIVALAIIGVPMIWVWGVLSFLTNYIPNIGFIIGMIPPALLGLVEGGWGAFFAVVAAYSVLNFVIQSIIQPKFTGDAVGVIPTVSFLSLLFWAWILGPLGAILALPATLLLKAIMIDADPQSRWINSFIASDLKGMESRHRKARIATAAPANAGGAAGAVGGLDDSTSTGGSGSGSGGAGGDGAAAGQPGDSGDGAAVAFGSDRRAGATSDAGTAAGTPVRTAEDG from the coding sequence GTGGACACTGCAGATGCCTCCGGCATGACCCCTGAGACCAGATCGCTCCGCGTCTGGCCGCGATTCCTGGTGATCGTGCTGTGTCTGGCCGGCCTGGTCATCACGCTGCAATTCGTGCAGGGTCTCCAGACCATCATCGGTCCCGTGTTCCTCGGACTGAATCTGGTGATCATCGCCTATCCGCTGCAGGCCTGGCTCATCAAGAGGGGCGTGCACCGTTTCATCGGCGCCTCGGTGACCGTGCTCGTGGTCGTCGTCGTGCTCCTGGTCTTCATGGCGCTGATCCTGTGGTCCGCCTCCGAACTCGTGATGGCCCTGCCTGAGTACGGGGAGCAGTTCAACGAGATCTACAACAGCATGATCACCTGGATCGGCAGCTTCGGCGTCACCCCGGACATGATGATCGAGCAGCTGGCAGGACTCAACATGTCCACCGTGGTGTCCACGGCCACCGGGATCGTCACCGCGCTGCTCTCCAACGTCACCGCCATGCTGGGGCTGCTGGCCACCGTGATCATGGCCGTCTTCTTCCTCGCCATGGACTCCGTGGCCGTGGACCGCCGCATGGCCCTGCTGAACACCGCCAAGTATGAGCTCGGCGCCGCCCTCACCGCCTTCGCCTACGGGGTGCGCCGGTACTGGGTCGTCACCACCCTCTTCGGGTTGATCGTGGCCGGCCTGGACATCGTGGCCCTGGCAATCATCGGGGTGCCCATGATCTGGGTCTGGGGCGTGCTGAGCTTCCTGACGAACTACATCCCCAACATCGGCTTCATCATCGGCATGATCCCGCCGGCCCTGCTCGGGCTGGTCGAGGGCGGCTGGGGTGCGTTCTTCGCCGTGGTGGCCGCCTACTCGGTGCTGAACTTCGTCATCCAATCGATCATCCAGCCCAAGTTCACCGGCGATGCCGTGGGCGTGATCCCCACCGTCTCCTTCCTGTCCCTGCTGTTCTGGGCCTGGATCCTCGGGCCGCTCGGTGCCATCTTGGCCCTGCCCGCCACGCTGCTGCTGAAGGCCATCATGATCGACGCCGATCCCCAATCACGGTGGATCAACTCCTTCATTGCCTCCGATCTGAAGGGCATGGAGTCCCGGCACCGCAAGGCCCGGATCGCGACGGCGGCGCCCGCGAACGCCGGGGGCGCAGCCGGAGCCGTCGGCGGCCTGGACGACAGTACTAGTACCGGTGGCAGTGGCAGTGGCAGTGGCGGTGCCGGTGGTGACGGGGCAGCCGCGGGCCAGCCCGGAGACTCAGGCGACGGGGCCGCCGTCGCCTTCGGATCGGACCGCCGGGCCGGTGCCACAAGCGACGCCGGAACGGCCGCGGGAACGCCCGTGCGGACTGCGGAGGACGGCTGA
- a CDS encoding cyclodeaminase/cyclohydrolase family protein yields the protein MIRDESIQGYVNRLASGEPTPGGGATGALLLAQGVGLLAMAARFSDHEELAERAATLASRALALSDDDEQAFARVSEAFGLPKNTDADRQERSRRIQEAIRAAAVPPRDLVEASADALRIAEDILADCNANVLSDVGAGLGCVRGTLVAAAVTLETDLAPLKDEDASTQVSTDIREADRLTGHADDLIGRTRQRIRG from the coding sequence ATGATCCGCGACGAGAGCATCCAGGGATACGTGAACCGTCTGGCCTCCGGTGAACCCACGCCGGGAGGAGGGGCCACCGGTGCCCTGCTGCTGGCCCAGGGGGTCGGTCTGCTGGCCATGGCCGCCCGGTTCAGCGACCACGAGGAGCTGGCGGAGCGGGCGGCCACCCTGGCCTCGCGCGCCCTCGCCCTGTCCGATGACGACGAGCAGGCCTTCGCCCGGGTCTCCGAGGCCTTCGGTCTGCCGAAGAACACGGACGCGGACCGCCAGGAGCGCTCCCGCCGGATCCAGGAGGCGATCCGGGCAGCCGCCGTGCCCCCGCGGGACCTGGTGGAGGCCTCTGCTGATGCCCTGCGGATCGCGGAGGATATCTTGGCTGACTGCAACGCGAACGTGCTCAGCGATGTCGGGGCCGGGCTCGGCTGTGTGCGTGGGACCCTGGTGGCTGCGGCGGTGACCCTCGAGACGGACCTGGCCCCGCTGAAGGACGAGGACGCCAGCACCCAGGTCAGCACGGACATCCGCGAGGCCGACCGGCTGACCGGCCACGCCGACGATCTCATCGGCCGCACGCGCCAGCGGATCCGCGGCTGA
- a CDS encoding winged helix-turn-helix domain-containing protein, with the protein MADGKTSAHDSPDPVVGKDAMPGVASRALDARAMKAFAHPLRMAMYSYLTDRGTATATSMAQHLNESTGQTSYHLRQLEKHGFVEEDTGRGSGRERWWKPVGFAVPTYELSQDESNRPAIQALFQTTLNQRAQALGRWLSVENHADPEWVRASIDSSSTRTMTARQARALSEELMSVIERHEKALDHAEPAPDARSGQTADGEETRRVRLYLSVFPLVIAD; encoded by the coding sequence ATGGCCGATGGCAAGACCTCCGCGCACGATTCCCCCGATCCCGTCGTCGGCAAGGACGCCATGCCGGGGGTGGCGTCCCGGGCGCTCGACGCCCGCGCCATGAAGGCGTTCGCCCACCCGCTGCGGATGGCGATGTACTCCTACCTCACGGACCGCGGCACGGCGACGGCCACCTCAATGGCCCAGCACCTGAACGAGAGCACCGGGCAGACCAGCTACCACCTGCGTCAGCTGGAGAAGCACGGCTTCGTGGAGGAGGACACCGGGCGGGGCTCCGGCCGGGAGCGCTGGTGGAAGCCCGTGGGGTTCGCGGTGCCGACCTACGAGCTCTCGCAAGATGAGTCCAACCGCCCTGCCATCCAGGCCCTGTTCCAGACGACGCTCAACCAGCGGGCGCAAGCCCTCGGACGGTGGTTGAGCGTGGAGAACCACGCCGACCCCGAATGGGTCAGAGCCTCCATCGACTCCTCCAGCACACGCACCATGACCGCCCGGCAGGCGCGGGCCCTGAGCGAGGAGCTGATGTCCGTGATCGAGCGCCACGAGAAGGCGCTGGATCATGCGGAGCCGGCCCCGGACGCCCGTTCCGGTCAGACCGCGGACGGTGAGGAGACCCGCCGGGTCCGTCTCTACCTCAGCGTCTTCCCCCTGGTGATCGCGGACTGA
- a CDS encoding DoxX family protein: MTRNTEVKSPEERAAEALAARSGQEEPRGVEWQRAGGGSFRPAASGPVPPASSTPSPSSSRSSAARPPHARTADTDASVVPVPQLIRDAVLLLARMVLGVVLVAHGMQKILQGVSATAQGFGGMGIPLPEAAAVITMAVEIGGGVLLILGLLTPIAGVLAGLVLAGAVVFAHLSNGLFAADGGWELAAGLGVGALVLAVVGPGRFSLDRLLLRRLRGPETPAGP, translated from the coding sequence ATGACCAGAAATACTGAGGTGAAGTCGCCCGAGGAACGCGCCGCCGAGGCACTGGCCGCCAGGAGCGGACAGGAGGAGCCCCGCGGCGTGGAGTGGCAACGTGCCGGAGGAGGGTCCTTCCGTCCTGCGGCCAGCGGCCCCGTGCCTCCCGCCTCCTCCACGCCGTCTCCCTCGTCCTCCCGGTCCTCCGCCGCTCGCCCTCCTCACGCGAGGACCGCGGACACGGACGCCAGCGTGGTCCCCGTCCCACAGCTGATCCGTGACGCCGTGCTGTTGCTGGCACGAATGGTCCTCGGTGTGGTGCTGGTGGCACATGGGATGCAGAAGATTCTCCAGGGCGTGTCCGCCACCGCACAGGGTTTCGGCGGGATGGGCATCCCCCTGCCGGAAGCGGCGGCCGTGATCACGATGGCCGTGGAGATCGGCGGCGGCGTGCTGCTCATTCTGGGCCTGCTGACACCGATCGCCGGCGTGCTGGCCGGCCTCGTCTTGGCCGGGGCGGTGGTGTTCGCCCACCTGAGCAACGGCCTCTTCGCCGCTGACGGAGGGTGGGAGCTGGCCGCCGGACTGGGCGTCGGCGCCCTGGTGCTGGCCGTCGTCGGCCCGGGCCGGTTCAGCCTGGACCGGCTGCTGCTCCGCCGTCTGCGCGGCCCGGAAACCCCGGCAGGACCGTGA
- the glnT gene encoding type III glutamate--ammonia ligase, translated as MTSTVPLTGADARPAPIGLPEPTLAELAAANDVRFLLATFVDMTGRPCAKLVPVSAADELQFEGMGFAGYAAGMIGQNPQDPDLVVFPDLASYAPLPFVKEGLAMVQCDPHVEGVPWPYAPRVALKHTLAKLAERGMRPMVGAELEYFLVSTADNGTIITADERDSSPNPCYDARGVTRMYEHLTEISAAMNSLGWGNYANDHEDGAGQFEQNFAYADALTTADRVITARYIIAMLAAERDMTATFMPKPFTDRPGNGMHLHLSLWDDSGPLFPDDSDGRSLGLSAQAYSFIGGVLEHSSALLAYLAPTVNSYKRRNAQTTVSGATWSPRKATYGGNDRTHFIRVPDGNRIELRGGDGSGNPYLMMASVLEAGLDGIDRQVNPGDPCGPGIQPDSAADLPSTLLHAAAALRADTTVLGALCGSRAVGEYYADAKEQEFLSWHNQVSQWEVDSYLTHV; from the coding sequence ATGACTTCCACTGTTCCTCTGACCGGAGCTGACGCCAGACCTGCACCGATCGGCTTGCCGGAGCCCACCCTGGCCGAGCTGGCCGCCGCGAACGATGTCCGGTTCCTGCTGGCGACTTTCGTGGACATGACCGGCCGGCCCTGCGCCAAACTGGTCCCGGTCTCGGCCGCCGACGAACTGCAGTTCGAGGGTATGGGATTCGCCGGATACGCGGCCGGGATGATCGGCCAGAACCCGCAGGACCCGGACCTCGTGGTCTTCCCCGATCTGGCGTCCTATGCCCCCTTGCCCTTCGTCAAGGAAGGACTGGCCATGGTCCAGTGCGATCCCCACGTCGAGGGCGTCCCCTGGCCCTACGCACCTCGCGTGGCCCTGAAACACACGCTGGCCAAACTCGCCGAACGCGGAATGCGCCCCATGGTCGGGGCGGAGTTGGAGTACTTCCTGGTCAGCACGGCGGACAACGGCACCATCATCACCGCCGACGAGCGGGACAGCTCTCCGAATCCCTGCTATGACGCCCGCGGTGTGACGCGGATGTACGAGCACCTCACCGAGATCTCCGCGGCCATGAACAGCCTGGGCTGGGGCAACTACGCCAACGACCACGAGGACGGCGCCGGTCAGTTCGAGCAGAACTTCGCCTACGCCGACGCTCTGACCACGGCAGACCGGGTCATCACGGCGCGCTACATCATCGCCATGCTGGCCGCCGAGCGGGACATGACCGCCACCTTTATGCCCAAACCCTTCACCGACCGGCCGGGCAATGGGATGCACCTGCACCTGTCCCTGTGGGATGACTCCGGGCCTCTCTTCCCGGACGACTCCGACGGCAGGTCCCTGGGGCTGTCCGCACAGGCATACTCCTTCATCGGCGGGGTCCTGGAGCACAGCTCGGCGCTGCTGGCCTACCTGGCCCCCACGGTCAACTCCTACAAGCGCCGCAATGCCCAGACCACGGTCTCCGGAGCCACGTGGTCCCCCCGGAAAGCCACATATGGCGGCAATGACAGGACTCACTTCATCCGAGTCCCGGACGGCAACCGGATCGAGCTACGCGGCGGGGATGGATCCGGCAACCCCTACCTGATGATGGCGTCCGTCCTCGAAGCCGGGCTCGACGGCATCGACCGCCAGGTCAATCCCGGCGACCCCTGCGGCCCTGGCATCCAGCCGGACAGCGCGGCGGACCTGCCGAGCACCCTGCTGCATGCGGCCGCGGCCCTGCGGGCCGACACGACCGTACTCGGCGCACTCTGCGGCAGCCGTGCCGTCGGCGAGTACTACGCCGATGCCAAGGAACAGGAGTTCCTCTCCTGGCACAACCAGGTCAGCCAGTGGGAAGTGGATTCCTATCTCACCCACGTCTGA
- a CDS encoding glutamine amidotransferase: protein MCGIAALQITNPALRPQLGSLLNTMLCEVIERGPDSAGIAVYDNPALTDPDTTVLSLLGGEQALSPAGLASALERELPEAEVTVEVLGDTTFVSGQASSTELTAALETVLPGRDIIGRGRHVAVMKGVGNPRDVAEHHGLTSMTGTRGVAHTRMATESAVTAAGSHPFSVADDLCLVHNGSFSNHATIRRDLERQGVVFDSDNDSEVAARYLATRLTAGEELESALEHLGTVFDGFYTLVVTTRDGMAVVRDPISCKPAVVAVTDDWVAMASEFRALADLPGIDHAHVFEPEPGRVYTWRA, encoded by the coding sequence ATGTGCGGAATTGCCGCCCTCCAGATCACCAATCCCGCCCTGCGCCCCCAGTTGGGCTCTCTGCTGAACACCATGCTGTGCGAGGTCATCGAGCGTGGTCCCGACTCGGCCGGCATCGCCGTTTACGACAATCCGGCCCTCACCGACCCCGACACAACCGTCCTCAGTCTGCTGGGTGGCGAGCAGGCCCTCTCTCCTGCCGGCCTCGCCTCCGCACTGGAGCGGGAACTGCCGGAGGCCGAGGTCACCGTCGAGGTCCTCGGGGACACGACCTTCGTCTCAGGCCAGGCCTCCTCCACCGAACTCACGGCGGCCCTTGAGACCGTCCTTCCGGGCCGGGACATCATTGGCCGGGGCCGGCACGTGGCGGTGATGAAGGGCGTGGGCAACCCCCGCGACGTCGCAGAACACCATGGGCTCACCTCCATGACGGGAACCCGCGGGGTCGCCCACACCCGGATGGCCACCGAATCGGCGGTCACCGCCGCGGGATCCCACCCCTTCTCCGTTGCTGATGACCTGTGCTTGGTGCACAACGGCTCCTTCTCCAACCACGCCACGATCCGGCGGGACCTCGAGCGCCAGGGGGTGGTCTTCGACTCGGACAACGACTCGGAGGTCGCTGCCCGCTACCTCGCCACCCGACTGACGGCCGGCGAGGAGTTGGAGTCAGCCTTGGAACACCTCGGCACAGTGTTCGACGGCTTCTACACCCTGGTCGTCACCACCCGGGACGGCATGGCCGTGGTGCGGGATCCCATCTCCTGCAAACCAGCCGTCGTGGCGGTCACCGACGACTGGGTCGCCATGGCCTCCGAATTCAGGGCCCTGGCGGACCTCCCCGGAATCGACCACGCCCACGTCTTCGAACCGGAGCCGGGCCGCGTCTACACCTGGCGCGCCTGA